GTGTTAGCTTATCCCCTCCCTGTCGTTGAGAAGTTGCAACTTATTTTGGAGAGGTTGACTGCTAATAATCGACTTGACAAATGTATATATATCTACATAGAGGTTCAGACCTTCAACTTCCAAGAAACAGTACAGGCACTTGATTTAGATTACCTCAGGGAAACCTCAATATCTGAATTTGATAGTCTCCAAAGCATAGAGAGCTGCATTGAGAAATGGAGTGATGATTTGGAATATGTTGTGAAGCATCTACTGGAGTTCGAATACAGAGCCCGCAATGTTGTATTTGACAAAGAAGTAGTTGGATCAGATTTTTCAAATAAATGTTTTGCTAAGATCATAGTGAGATGTGGACTATTGCATAGCTTCATCAAATTTGCGAACGCTATTACCAAAGGAAAGAAAGAAGCAATCAAGCTCCTAAAACTGTTGGACATTTTTGCATCTCTTAACAATTTACGGGTAGATTTTAACAGACTCTTTGGTGGGAAAACCTGTGTGGAGAGCCGAACTCAGATGAGAAATCTCATCAAGAAGGTGATCAATGAAGCTTGTGATATCTTCTGGGAACTTCCAACTCAAGTTGAGTCACTCGAGCTTAATATACAGGCATGGGGAAGGACATACAAAGACTCAAGCCACTCGAGTTCAACACTTTCCTGCATTTTCCCGATGAACAGCCATTGGTATTTGTACAATAACTTGAAGGGCACAAAGATTGGTGATGTGATGGGGGATATATGGTTAAGAGGACAGAAGGAGTGTGTGGAACATTATGCGTCTGTATTTGTGAGAGAGAGTTGGGGAAAACTGGCTCCTCTTTTAACTGATCAGGAAGAGGGTATGCAGGTCTTGTTCTCAGGTGGTGGGAGAGAGGTGGTTGAAGTACGTGATTCGATGAAGAGGAGAACAGCAAAGAGAGTTTGGAGAATATGTTGTGCTCCTTATTTCAGCCCAAGCTGGCAAGGAAGCATAGCAATTCTGCTAAATCCAGGCACCTGATTGGTAAAATCAAGAATGTTGTCTCCAACCACTTTCTAACAACTTCTTCTGCTGCTGCCTAATTCATTTGATTCTTACATATAGATATTGTTTATTAACAACATATTGACATCAAACAAAGCCAAGTTGGTGGAATGGAAGACAGAAACAACTTGGTGTGTATATATTTGTTGGATTGGTGGATATGTAACATTGTACATAGACTTTCCTATATTTTCTAAATTGTACGGCATTATTTTCACGAGGACGTCGCTTCTAATCATAATGGTATTATAGTATTAGCAGACCTAATGGGTTACTTATACATCTCTGAGATACTACATGCAGATAACAGGCCTCTGTTTCGATATGGTTCTAGAATAAGAGAACTCGATACAAGTCGAAGCAGTTCGAGAAACCTGATAGCAAGCTCATTTGCTAAATAATTATCATACTTTACAAATGCAGAGGTTATATGATATGATAGGTAAACCTGAAGATGAAAGACAGGAGATGTACAAAAATATTCCAGCATGTAATACGAGCTCATAAACTTCAAATTATAACAGAGTTAAGGTCTAATCTGCAGAATTATTACTAATATGAAGTGTTTAAATTCAAGAAACTAATATATTACTAATCTAGCAGCCTCTAATTTGCATAAATACTTACCCAGCAAATATCGATTAGACATAAATTAGCGGGAGAGAAATACTTACCCAGAGAGAACGATTTAGCTACACAACTGAAAAAATTCTTTCTAAACTGCCATAATAATTAGTGAAATCGATTAGATTGAGGACTTTATCTTACTAATAGCAACAAATactaataattttattaaaacaACTTGCGATCAACAAATATAAAGTCATACAATCAATCAAATAAAAGTTTTGAACGATAAATATCACTTAAAAATTTATTCTCAGTACTTGTAACATTGAAAATTCACTAATTCTTATTTTTACTCATCATGATGTGAATCCATTTTGCTCGTTCTTCGAGAGTCATTTTCATGAAACAATCTTTTTTTGTTTTGGTGTAGAGCAAGTTCAACACCTCTAAATGGTTTTCTTCATCTATATTTGGAACCTCCTTAATAGCATCACATGCGGTATATGTTCTTTCTTACTCcctttttttttcaataattgATAAACTCCTTCAAAAGTTGTTGTAAGTTTATCAAGTTGCACTAAAAGATCATTTTTAGGAGGGTTTCCACTTGAGTTAGAACTTCCCTCGTACTCGGCTCTACCTCTTTATGTTGGGAGCTTTTTTTTTGGACATCTCAAAAACTTCATGAGAACCTATTGGCGATGAGCCGTTTTGTTCAAGCACAAACTCCTCGCTATCAACATCAAAATTCAAGTCGTCAATCCGCAACTCACTCACTTCGTCAACTTCTAGCGTTCTTGCTTCAgtagaactacccaatccaatTGCATTTTTTCCAACCGCAAACCCATTTCCAATAGCAATTTTTAAGTCTTCATAATCATCAAATGTCTCATAGCGCAAGTTGCCATCTTTTGGGTGAGCCTGACACAAAAAATATTGTTAGCATAACAGTTTCtaacaaataaaatatttaacCGTTCACATGAATAATAGCATAAAGATTTGAATTTACCTTTATGTACTCTTCCCAGACTTCATTTGGAGCGGTGAATCTCTTAGAAGTAGGATCATATCCAAATCCAGAACTAAAACTCATAAGAGTTTAATAAGAGAGATACCGATTTTTGAACCATTTTAGTCGACTTTAATAATTGTTATAAGTCTTATTACAATTAAATATTTCATTAAGCTGAGGAAGAATTTGATCGATTACTATCTGTTAGTAAAGATACCATTATTATCACGCCATCCTCGACTCGCTGCATCAACCATAAGTTCTAATAACGCATTACTCTCGTCTACTGTCCACTAATCATAACCAACTCTCTTTTTGGCACTTTGCGAATCAGCCATAATAGACCTAAAACGTTTTAAATTTTTAGAACACATATATCACATGACGATGCATAAAAATTGACAATTGACAATATACTATATGATATGTTACAAAAAAAAACTTACCAGTATACATATGTTCACAGCAACTATACAGAGATATAACTATAGAGAGATATAACTATACAGATATTACTATAcggagaacaaaatatatatgacATACAAGAACAAAAAAGATGCAACCATATCGAGAACGAAAATAAAACAAACCTAGAGAGAAAAAAATAACCCTAAGAGTACCAGGCAAGCATGAACAACTAATGAAAAAAGATGTAGGTATAAATATTTGCAAGTAATGTCTTTGTCACTTTTATTTTTTGATTTTCTAGTAAAAAAATGTTATGATTTGTAAATCCATCAAAATTTTTACTACAAGTGAGAGATTTGAGGTTCATGAATTTGTATATAAAATATGAAACAATTACTTCAAAATCCAtgactcttgcaaatctgttaaaattTGAATACATGGAGATTTTGTTTGATTTTTTAGAATCTGTATTGAATACCTACAgattttataagatttttttaaATCTCAAATGAATACCCACATATTTAAAAGGATTATTTGAAATCTGGTTTAAATACCTCCAGATTTTAAAAGATTATTTAAAATCTTTATTAAATACCTGCTGATTTTGAAAATCAATAAAAATCTTACAGAATCTCAAATGAATACACCCCTtaggaaaaatcaaatttattatCGCTAGCTAATGAGGAATAATTTTTATTAACTCAATTATTTAAATGAGTAATGAGCAGAGACGTTGATAGAATTATAAAGCATGTTTCCGGTAATTTCTTTTTCACAAAATATACTCATATTGTTACTTGACTAATTCTTACTCTTTTATTCTCTTATCATTTCAGTAACATCCAAGAATTACCGTAAATAGGCGCAGTAAGCAGCGCTACGAAATCTCAGATTTAGGTAGTTGGATATGTGAGAGCAAGTAAAATGACAAAGAGACAATGAAGTTTGAGTTGTAAGTGCAGAGATTTATATAATGTTTAAAGTTGTTTCATGATAGTGGAAGGATTTGGTGCTGTCACAATGCATTTATAATAAACAGCTATTGAAAAGATTAAGGCAAGAATGAAAACAGAAAAAAATTATCTTGGAATAACGTTTAATTTTTGTTAATTGCAGTACACAGTTTCGCAACTTGGCATGGTAATGGATGATGTATTCATATGTGTGGCTTTGTCCCGTTGTTCTTTGTCTATGTAGTGTCCTAATTTCGGACTTAATTATTCTTTAATTTTTCATGTTTCGGAATTTTTTTTTCCCAGTTAAATCACAAGAAGAAGGagttaatatttattttttttaatttatgcttTTGAATAGTAGGGTAAAATGTAAAATGGTAACTGGATTTTACAActacaatttaaaaaaaaaaaaaaaacataaatCCTCAGCAGTTGACAAACTGGTATTCGACAGTGAGATGACCAGTAGCATAGCCTTGTCCATCAGTGTCCAACTTCTGAAACATTTCAATATCCAAGTCTAAACCACCGTTGCTGCATTGGTCTACTATTCTCACTTTAACTTCAGCATGTGTTGCGGTGTTTGTAAGCTGCGTGCATCATCATATACAGGAGGTGATCTTAAAATGTTAAGCACTTTGACAAACTGATAACACTAGGAAATTAACAAAAATAAGAGAAGTTCTTAGTAATTAAACCACATTCACGTAAATAAGTGTAACAAACAAAGGGCCGGTGTTGGCTTTTCAAGGGAGGTTAAGAGTTCGATCAAAAAAAATATAGACACATTTTTACAGATGAATCCTCGGAATAAAAGCATCAAGGTCAGAAGAAACATACTTTGAGACACCTTCCACAAGAGGGGCGGCCATGAGGTCCAACAGGGCCACAAAAAGAAGTCCAGCCATACTTTTTTCTCCAAGCAAGAGGCTTGTTAGCATCCCATGTTGCACAGTACACACTTGCTGTCATATAATCCCATCCAATCTTCTCCGGTTCATATATATGGTATGTTGTTCTTACTGTCGCCTTTTGTGCAGCTGTTGCGGCCACAAAGCTCAAAACCAACAACGCTATCATGTAACTCTCCCACTTCATTTTCTAACTCTGTTTGTATATGCTGTACATAAATTCATTATGACTCATCTTCTTATATAGGTAAATCTATGTCGGTTTGTGTTCGTCGTTTAGCTAATATTCTACCTAGTCCGGCAGTTGTCTTTTGCAATTTTACTTAAACTTATAGTTTCTTCTGATGTTTTGGTCTCATCGCAAAGATCAAATCACTTCTCAGAGGGTGAAACTCGTCCTTTTAACTTGTTCAGACAAAAATAGCAGTTATCGAAAAGGATGACCAAAATACGATTTTTTAAGCAAGCTTGTTGCCAAGGTAAATTGCAGGCTGTCTTAGAACACTAGTGATGGAGGGTTGGAGTATTCGTTGTTGCTGGAGATGCTAAAGAATCAAGATGCTGAAACAATGATGATGAGTGGGTGATTTCATTATTAATTAATCACTTATAGTGTTACCAGCTAGTAATTGTAAAAATCTGATCTTTGGGTTTAATTACATAGATGTTGTCGTAGTACGGTTGCTTTCAAAGTCTTCTTGTTCAGAAAATCATGAGTTGTGTAACTCTTTTACTCGTATGAACAAAAAGACAACAAGGAAATAACGAATTACCGAACTTGCAAattgacatatatatatatatatatatatatatatcgaggaTGGGAGAGTTTCAAGAGTCCTCTCCAATCTAAGTAGATCGACGAACTTTGATACAACTTTATCGTATGATTTTATTCTGGATTTTCCCAATAAGAAAATCGGACATTTCCTGAACTTTCACCAAAGTTTGGCGGCCAGAAATGTGCGTTTTTCTTGCGGTGTTTATTTTAAGTGTAAGATATGAAAAATAGTTAAAAGTATTACTTCCACTTCTTAAACTTTCCATGCCTTCCAAATTCTCCATGCTTGAATTTGCCATGTTTAGGTCTGTAGTACCCACCGTAGCCTCCGCGTGCATAGCCACCATGACCGTGACTGTGTGCTTGTTAGAATTTCAAACTCGTTGGAATTTGCAATAGTAATATAGAGGAAAGAAAATATGCGCAGCAGGCTCGAATAAACCGGAAAATATAGTAGACTATAATGTATTAAGTTATCTACATGCATGCAAGGTTATAAGTCAAACACTTATTAAGGTGTTCACAACAGCTATATGGAAAATGGTTAAAACACCTATGAATATATAGGCTATACAGAAATAAGCAGATGAAGTCCATATCGAAGAAAGCATGTTTACACATGGATGTTGCAGAAGCATAAAAGGTATACACAAAATCAATTATGCACTGTTGAATATACTGAAGTCAATCCCATGAAAGATGGTAGGCTGACCAGAAGACCAGGAGGATCACCAAAAGATGGCAAAGCCAGCTTGATAATTCAAAGTCTCACTTGGTGGGCTAATAAATATAACATATGTAAGGAATGATGTCTGTTAGTTTAAAGCTTATAAATAGATTTGGTCATTGGTAGTAAAAAAAATACACAACAATGAGAATATAGAAGTGAATCACGAGAGAAAAAGAGAGCTGAAACTCCTctgagaaaagaaaggttgaagcCTAGTGAAAGAAATCAAGCTGTAGCTTGAATTTGTAACTCTTGTGTATGAAATAAAAGAGTGTGTTAGTGTGTGTACttattatatattatgtttaaGTTAAAATCATACAGTTGAGTCCATTAACATTTCCAACAAGTGGCATCAAAACTAGGTTTCATTCGTGGAAAAATGGTGCATATGATGCATGCCCAGGTTCCGATATTGACGGACACAAATTACGAGGACTGGAGTATCCAAATGAAGACACTACTCAGTTCATACGAAATTTGGGATATTATCGAAAACAGGTATGACGATCTCACATCAGCCGCTGAAGCAGCACTTTCAGATGCTGAGAAGACGGTGTTAAAAGAATGCCGGAGTAAAAATAACAAGGCATATTTCATGATTTATCGAGGGGTCGACGAATCCACCTTTGATAAAATTGCAAATATAAAAAAGGCAAAAGACGTTTAGGAGATTTCAGAAGTCGTTCCAAGACGTGGACATAGTCAAAAAGGTGTCGCTCCAAGTTATTCGTGGCGAGTTTGAAAATATCAAAATGAAGAGTTTCGAAAAGATCGCGAAGCAAGTTTCTAGTTTGAAAACAGTGACTAATCAGATCAAAAGGAACGGT
This sequence is a window from Apium graveolens cultivar Ventura chromosome 9, ASM990537v1, whole genome shotgun sequence. Protein-coding genes within it:
- the LOC141685867 gene encoding exocyst complex component EXO70I-like, whose translation is MKDIAEKNVQHAWSCEYNQVSVLAYPLPVVEKLQLILERLTANNRLDKCIYIYIEVQTFNFQETVQALDLDYLRETSISEFDSLQSIESCIEKWSDDLEYVVKHLLEFEYRARNVVFDKEVVGSDFSNKCFAKIIVRCGLLHSFIKFANAITKGKKEAIKLLKLLDIFASLNNLRVDFNRLFGGKTCVESRTQMRNLIKKVINEACDIFWELPTQVESLELNIQAWGRTYKDSSHSSSTLSCIFPMNSHWYLYNNLKGTKIGDVMGDIWLRGQKECVEHYASVFVRESWGKLAPLLTDQEEGMQVLFSGGGREVVEVRDSMKRRTAKRVWRICCAPYFSPSWQGSIAILLNPGT
- the LOC141685868 gene encoding uncharacterized protein At2g29880-like, with product MSFSSGFGYDPTSKRFTAPNEVWEEYIKAHPKDGNLRYETFDDYEDLKIAIGNGFAVGKNAIGLGSSTEARTLEVDEVSELRIDDLNFDVDSEEFVLEQNGSSPIGSHEVFEMSKKKAPNIKR
- the LOC141682951 gene encoding pathogenesis-related protein PR-4-like, with translation MKWESYMIALLVLSFVAATAAQKATVRTTYHIYEPEKIGWDYMTASVYCATWDANKPLAWRKKYGWTSFCGPVGPHGRPSCGRCLKLTNTATHAEVKVRIVDQCSNGGLDLDIEMFQKLDTDGQGYATGHLTVEYQFVNC